The Phycisphaeraceae bacterium genome has a segment encoding these proteins:
- a CDS encoding site-2 protease family protein — translation MLSTLSSAFDMLLVILGFGFVILIHELGHFLAARWAGIRVHAFAIGFGPAICSYRKGLGFRMGSSEQELARRYGEKRVTSLDDAGAVIGEDIETEPRVPDTISPTEYRLNWLPFGGYVKMLGQDDMDPRGASKKSAPDSFMAKTVPQRMVVISAGVIMNVILAAILFVIVFMVGLKQEAPVVGYIAPGSPAASAQTATPGVEPGLRTGDRIVSINGGATPSFQYVATNVAMARAHKPLTMVVEREGVDEAMVFTATPRVGAQTRLLEVGLAPAFSTTLARVSEYAPDIRSLVRNERDANGLGDIPEGSVLLRVDGVDAASPDAISRAARQTGGAPVVATFRLPGGAERDATIIPSARFPEVGVQPDNGGPPRATPHVLGFTPPMRVLDPGVRGGAAGLRAGDVFARIGPTDWPDIASGVNAIRAASGSAIDLVVLRDGAFVTLRAPVSREGSIGFSIAPATETKILAATAPGARPGTRLAPVERVEGQPEPAQPVFAARSLNLPPGAVLESIDARPIASFVDIHRALADARERSEGETITLSLVVRLPLGASFGEGPTETHEWTVSRADLAQAGALSWASSINEFHFEPLMVTRKAGNPISAMAMGVQETHRVMMSAYLTIARLFQGSVKVEHLKGPVGIAHIGAVVAKRGIIDLIFFMAIISVNLAVLNFLPLPIVDGGLFVFLLWEGITGKPVSPTVQGATAMIGLLLIGALFLLVTFNDITNLFGGG, via the coding sequence ATGCTCTCCACCCTCTCGTCCGCCTTCGATATGTTGCTCGTCATCCTCGGGTTCGGGTTCGTGATCCTCATTCACGAGCTGGGCCACTTCCTGGCGGCGCGCTGGGCGGGCATCCGCGTGCACGCGTTCGCGATCGGCTTCGGGCCGGCGATCTGCTCCTACCGCAAGGGGTTGGGCTTCCGCATGGGCTCGAGCGAGCAGGAGCTCGCGCGGCGCTACGGCGAGAAACGCGTCACCTCGCTCGACGACGCCGGCGCCGTCATCGGCGAGGACATCGAGACCGAGCCGCGCGTCCCCGACACCATCTCGCCCACCGAGTACCGGCTGAACTGGTTGCCCTTCGGGGGCTATGTGAAGATGCTGGGCCAGGACGACATGGACCCGCGCGGAGCGTCGAAGAAGTCCGCGCCCGATTCGTTCATGGCCAAGACCGTCCCCCAGCGCATGGTCGTCATCAGCGCCGGCGTGATCATGAATGTGATCCTCGCGGCGATCCTGTTCGTCATCGTCTTCATGGTGGGGCTGAAGCAGGAAGCGCCGGTCGTGGGCTACATCGCGCCGGGATCGCCCGCCGCCAGCGCGCAGACCGCCACCCCGGGCGTCGAGCCCGGCCTGAGAACCGGCGACCGGATCGTGTCGATCAACGGCGGCGCAACGCCTTCTTTCCAGTATGTCGCGACGAACGTCGCGATGGCCCGCGCGCACAAGCCCCTCACCATGGTCGTCGAGCGCGAGGGCGTCGACGAGGCGATGGTCTTCACCGCCACGCCACGCGTCGGCGCACAGACGCGCCTGCTCGAGGTCGGGCTCGCGCCCGCCTTCAGCACCACGCTCGCGCGCGTCAGCGAGTACGCCCCCGACATCCGCTCGCTCGTGCGCAACGAGCGCGACGCGAACGGGCTGGGCGACATCCCCGAGGGATCGGTCCTCCTGCGCGTCGACGGCGTCGACGCCGCCTCGCCCGACGCGATCAGCCGCGCCGCCAGACAGACCGGCGGCGCGCCCGTCGTCGCGACCTTCCGCCTCCCGGGCGGCGCGGAGCGCGACGCGACCATCATCCCCTCGGCGCGGTTCCCCGAGGTCGGCGTCCAGCCCGACAACGGCGGCCCGCCACGGGCAACGCCCCATGTCCTGGGCTTCACGCCCCCCATGCGCGTGCTCGACCCCGGCGTGCGCGGCGGGGCCGCGGGCCTGCGCGCCGGCGATGTCTTCGCGCGCATCGGCCCCACCGACTGGCCCGACATCGCCTCGGGCGTCAACGCCATCCGCGCCGCGTCCGGCAGCGCGATCGATCTGGTCGTCCTGCGCGACGGCGCGTTCGTGACCCTGCGCGCGCCCGTCTCGCGCGAGGGCTCGATCGGTTTCAGCATCGCGCCCGCCACCGAGACGAAGATCCTCGCCGCGACAGCGCCCGGCGCGCGCCCCGGCACGCGCCTGGCCCCGGTCGAGCGCGTCGAGGGCCAGCCCGAGCCCGCCCAGCCCGTCTTCGCCGCACGATCACTGAACCTCCCCCCCGGCGCGGTCCTCGAGTCGATCGACGCCCGGCCCATCGCGTCCTTCGTTGATATCCACCGGGCGCTCGCCGACGCGCGCGAGCGCAGCGAGGGCGAGACGATCACGCTCTCGCTCGTCGTGCGCCTGCCGCTGGGCGCGTCCTTCGGCGAGGGGCCGACCGAAACCCACGAGTGGACCGTGTCGCGCGCCGACCTGGCCCAGGCGGGCGCGCTGTCGTGGGCGTCGTCCATCAACGAGTTCCACTTCGAGCCCCTGATGGTCACGCGCAAGGCGGGCAACCCCATCAGCGCCATGGCGATGGGCGTGCAGGAAACCCATCGCGTGATGATGAGCGCCTACCTCACCATCGCGCGACTCTTCCAGGGCAGCGTCAAGGTCGAACACCTCAAGGGACCGGTCGGCATCGCGCACATCGGCGCCGTCGTCGCGAAGCGCGGCATCATCGATCTCATCTTCTTCATGGCGATCATCAGCGTGAACCTCGCGGTGCTGAATTTCCTGCCCCTGCCCATCGTCGACGGCGGGCTCTTCGTCTTCCTGCTGTGGGAGGGGATCACGGGCAAGCCCGTCTCGCCCACCGTGCAGGGCGCTACAGCGATGATCGGCCTGCTCCTCATCGGCGCGCTGTTCCTGCTGGTGACCTTCAACGACATCACCAACCTCTTCGGCGGGGGCTGA
- a CDS encoding alpha/beta fold hydrolase: MNWLGLATILAQGLVIAFALSVWWVARRIRRPPRRTYASALARGKPGDPSELLSPREFTEWSLDWRGVRLPVWDIPGDAPSGPVIVCTPGWADSRLGALSRLPALLPHASRVIAWDPPGLGDAPNWPRGPLSGWPMGTREHEMIHAMLERLGDERPVVLFGWSAGGGISIVAAADHPSITGVIAEAPYRLAWTPAFRVLRMMKLPWRVNGPVAFALMGIRLGVGPRWRAFDRAEHASRLRCPLLVLHGDQDEVCPIDDGRAIANAAPRGTLAIIAGGHHNDLWTDETLAQRCADAIDRFLSAPLSPEGRAPE, encoded by the coding sequence ATGAACTGGCTCGGGCTCGCGACGATCCTTGCGCAGGGACTGGTCATCGCGTTCGCCCTGAGCGTGTGGTGGGTCGCGCGCCGCATACGAAGGCCGCCCAGGCGCACCTACGCGAGCGCGCTGGCGCGAGGGAAGCCGGGCGATCCGAGCGAACTCCTCTCGCCGCGTGAATTCACCGAGTGGTCCCTCGACTGGCGCGGCGTGCGCCTGCCGGTGTGGGATATCCCCGGCGACGCGCCCTCCGGCCCCGTCATCGTCTGCACGCCCGGCTGGGCCGATTCGCGACTCGGCGCGCTCTCGCGACTGCCGGCGCTCCTGCCCCACGCGTCACGCGTGATCGCGTGGGACCCGCCCGGTCTCGGTGACGCCCCCAACTGGCCGCGAGGCCCGCTTAGCGGCTGGCCCATGGGCACGCGCGAACACGAGATGATCCACGCGATGCTCGAACGCCTCGGCGACGAGCGACCCGTCGTCCTGTTCGGCTGGTCCGCGGGCGGCGGGATCAGCATCGTCGCCGCGGCGGATCACCCGTCGATCACCGGCGTCATCGCCGAAGCGCCCTACCGGCTCGCGTGGACACCCGCGTTCCGCGTGCTGCGCATGATGAAGCTGCCCTGGCGTGTCAACGGCCCCGTCGCCTTCGCGCTCATGGGCATACGCCTCGGCGTCGGCCCGCGCTGGCGCGCCTTCGATCGCGCCGAGCACGCGTCGCGACTGCGCTGCCCGCTGCTCGTCCTCCACGGCGATCAGGACGAGGTCTGCCCCATCGACGACGGCAGGGCCATCGCGAACGCGGCGCCGCGCGGCACACTCGCGATCATCGCCGGCGGCCATCACAACGATCTGTGGACAGACGAGACACTCGCGCAGCGATGCGCCGACGCGATCGACCGATTCCTTTCCGCCCCACTCTCCCCCGAGGGGAGAGCGCCGGAGTGA
- the argS gene encoding arginine--tRNA ligase codes for MTHDPAAILRERLVSAIRSALADLGIDAPETIDPILTPSRQPKLGDFQSNAAMPLAKAAGKNPRDLAAAIAKHLDVSGVAEPLNEQSIAGPGFLNLFLSRDALASALDAMDSSPPARGRGRGEGPGDHAETSSPHPSAAQTPSPQRGEGAYLGIAPAADPKTIVVDLCGVNLAKQMHVGHLRSTIIGDAISRLFARLGHTVIRQNHLGDWGLPIAMVTELVMRETAAGRMDPNTLTLDDLDSAYRAAQRECKADARGLAAVKKYGLGPKALAELEEQVASAEDALARAKQTLIKLQSGDGATVAAWERIAQITIDECVRICARMGAIVLPEHTAGESSYREELAGVVRDLESRKVATESQGALVVDVSDAGISEPLLIRKSDGGFLYATTDLAAIRRRVQEFGADEVVYCVDARQSLHFKQVFAGAHKAGYTKRPDGSAARLEHAAFGTILGEDGRPFKTRSGENVKLAALLDEAVERAGRAVAERNPDLSSEERETIAHAVGIGAIKYADLSGDRVKDYVFSFDRMLAFEGDTGPYLLYALVRVKSILRKAREQGVATGGNSAFRVDTPEEKRLALAILRYPSVVESAADALEPHRLCGYLSELAGAFSTFFTACPVLQAPDDATRDSRLRLCALTGKILEDGLSLLGITALERM; via the coding sequence ATGACCCACGACCCCGCGGCCATCCTGCGCGAGCGCCTCGTCAGCGCGATCCGTTCGGCCCTCGCCGACCTGGGCATCGACGCGCCCGAGACCATCGACCCGATCCTGACGCCCTCGCGCCAGCCGAAACTCGGGGACTTCCAGTCCAACGCGGCGATGCCCCTCGCGAAGGCGGCCGGGAAGAACCCGCGCGACCTGGCGGCGGCGATCGCGAAGCACCTCGATGTGTCGGGCGTCGCAGAGCCACTCAACGAGCAGAGCATCGCCGGCCCGGGCTTCCTCAACCTGTTCCTCTCGCGCGACGCGCTCGCGAGCGCGCTCGACGCGATGGATTCCTCCCCTCCCGCTCGCGGGAGGGGGCGGGGGGAGGGTCCGGGCGATCACGCAGAGACTTCCTCCCCTCACCCGTCTGCTGCGCAGACACCCTCTCCCCAGAGGGGAGAGGGGGCGTATCTGGGCATCGCACCCGCCGCCGATCCCAAAACCATCGTCGTCGACCTCTGCGGCGTGAACCTCGCCAAGCAGATGCATGTCGGGCATCTGCGCTCGACGATCATCGGCGACGCGATCTCGCGTCTCTTCGCGCGCCTCGGGCACACCGTCATCCGCCAGAACCACCTGGGCGACTGGGGCCTGCCCATCGCGATGGTGACCGAACTGGTGATGCGCGAGACCGCCGCGGGTCGTATGGACCCGAACACGCTCACGCTCGACGACCTCGACAGCGCGTACCGGGCGGCGCAGCGCGAGTGCAAGGCCGACGCGCGCGGGCTTGCGGCCGTGAAGAAATACGGCCTGGGGCCCAAGGCGCTCGCGGAACTCGAAGAGCAGGTCGCCAGCGCCGAGGACGCCCTCGCCCGCGCGAAGCAGACGCTGATCAAACTCCAGTCGGGGGACGGCGCGACCGTCGCTGCGTGGGAGCGCATCGCCCAGATCACCATCGACGAGTGCGTGCGGATCTGCGCGCGCATGGGCGCGATCGTGCTGCCCGAGCACACCGCGGGCGAGTCGTCGTATCGCGAGGAACTCGCCGGGGTCGTGCGCGATCTCGAATCTCGCAAGGTCGCGACCGAGAGCCAGGGCGCGCTCGTCGTTGATGTCAGCGACGCGGGGATCAGCGAGCCGCTGCTTATCCGCAAGTCCGACGGCGGTTTCCTGTACGCGACGACCGACCTCGCGGCGATCAGGCGGCGCGTGCAGGAGTTCGGCGCCGACGAGGTCGTCTATTGCGTGGACGCGCGCCAGTCGCTGCACTTCAAGCAGGTCTTCGCCGGCGCGCACAAGGCGGGGTACACGAAGCGCCCCGACGGGAGCGCGGCGCGCCTCGAGCACGCCGCGTTCGGCACGATCCTGGGCGAGGACGGCAGGCCCTTCAAGACGCGCTCGGGCGAGAATGTGAAACTTGCGGCGCTGCTGGACGAGGCGGTCGAGCGCGCCGGTCGCGCCGTCGCGGAGCGCAACCCCGACCTTTCGAGCGAGGAGCGCGAGACGATCGCGCACGCCGTGGGCATCGGCGCGATCAAGTACGCCGACCTCAGCGGCGACCGGGTGAAGGACTATGTGTTCTCCTTCGATCGCATGCTCGCGTTCGAGGGCGACACGGGCCCCTACCTGCTCTACGCGCTGGTGCGCGTGAAGAGCATCCTGCGCAAGGCGCGCGAGCAGGGCGTCGCGACGGGCGGGAACAGCGCCTTCCGCGTCGACACCCCCGAAGAGAAGCGCCTCGCCCTCGCGATCCTGCGCTACCCGTCGGTGGTCGAAAGCGCCGCCGACGCGCTGGAGCCCCACCGTCTCTGCGGCTATCTCTCCGAACTCGCCGGCGCGTTCAGCACCTTCTTCACCGCGTGCCCGGTGCTGCAGGCGCCCGACGACGCGACGCGCGATTCACGCCTGCGCCTCTGCGCCCTCACCGGCAAGATCCTCGAAGACGGGCTCTCGCTGCTGGGCATCACGGCGCTGGAGAGAATGTAA
- a CDS encoding S1 RNA-binding domain-containing protein → MDSMDQQARHADTHSPGARRPDDAERLMQAAVQGSPSPAPTETRTPATPSRSEAQMPDTMQAELDKAMRSGAFAEAGAEAKAAAGGVGATAPGAKPAIRGPRVIEGGREHRKGRVVSVGPTDIFVEFGPKELGVVARTQYPDEADLPVVGGELEVVIDRFNAEEQLFLCSRPGAVQKAEWELLQPGQVVEARVTGMNKGGLELEVAHHQAFMPASQVDLHRIDDLSVFVGEKLTCVVQRIDRSGKGNIVLSRRDILAEERERERGKIRETLKEGDVMQGVVKKLMPFGAFVDIGGVDGLVHISDMSHDRVNRPEQVVKPGDSVTVKVLKVDWEKDRISLGMKQTQSDPFSTAASEVKEGEIVSGRVTKLLDFGALIEVAPGVEGLAHISELSWKRINQVGDAVKVDQVVQVMVLGVDKAKRRVSLSIKQTTERPVTERDKKMASTVEEIKKETPALRRMREEAKKKHGAKPLKSGLGQIGGMGLGDLKL, encoded by the coding sequence ATGGATTCGATGGATCAGCAGGCCCGTCACGCCGACACTCACTCCCCCGGCGCTCGGCGCCCCGACGACGCGGAGCGCCTGATGCAGGCGGCCGTTCAGGGCTCGCCCTCGCCTGCGCCGACCGAGACGCGCACGCCGGCGACGCCGTCGCGCAGCGAGGCGCAGATGCCCGACACGATGCAGGCGGAGCTCGACAAGGCGATGCGCTCGGGCGCGTTCGCCGAAGCCGGCGCCGAAGCCAAGGCCGCCGCTGGCGGCGTGGGCGCAACCGCCCCGGGCGCCAAGCCGGCGATCCGCGGGCCTCGCGTCATCGAGGGCGGGCGCGAGCATCGCAAGGGACGCGTCGTCTCCGTCGGCCCCACCGACATCTTCGTCGAGTTCGGCCCCAAGGAGCTCGGCGTCGTCGCGCGCACGCAGTACCCCGACGAGGCCGACCTGCCCGTCGTGGGCGGCGAACTCGAGGTCGTCATCGACCGCTTCAACGCCGAAGAGCAGCTCTTCCTGTGCTCGCGCCCCGGCGCGGTGCAGAAGGCCGAGTGGGAACTCCTCCAGCCCGGCCAGGTCGTCGAGGCGCGCGTCACCGGCATGAACAAGGGCGGGCTCGAGCTCGAGGTCGCCCACCATCAGGCCTTCATGCCCGCCAGCCAGGTCGACCTGCATCGCATCGACGACCTCTCGGTCTTCGTGGGCGAGAAGCTCACCTGCGTCGTGCAGCGCATCGACCGCTCGGGCAAGGGCAACATCGTCCTTTCCCGGCGCGACATCCTCGCCGAGGAGCGCGAGCGCGAGCGCGGCAAGATCCGCGAAACGCTCAAGGAAGGCGACGTCATGCAGGGCGTCGTCAAGAAACTCATGCCGTTCGGCGCGTTCGTCGACATCGGCGGCGTCGACGGTCTCGTGCACATCTCCGACATGTCGCACGATCGCGTCAACCGCCCCGAGCAGGTCGTCAAGCCGGGCGACAGCGTCACCGTCAAGGTGCTCAAGGTCGACTGGGAGAAGGATCGCATCTCCCTGGGCATGAAGCAGACGCAGTCCGACCCGTTCTCGACCGCCGCCTCCGAGGTGAAGGAAGGCGAGATCGTGAGCGGTCGCGTCACGAAACTCCTCGACTTCGGCGCGCTCATCGAGGTCGCGCCGGGCGTCGAGGGCCTGGCGCACATCAGCGAACTGTCGTGGAAGCGGATCAACCAGGTCGGCGACGCCGTCAAGGTCGATCAGGTCGTGCAGGTCATGGTGCTGGGCGTCGACAAGGCCAAGCGCCGCGTGTCGCTGTCGATCAAGCAGACTACCGAGCGCCCGGTCACGGAGCGCGACAAGAAGATGGCCTCCACGGTGGAAGAGATCAAGAAGGAAACCCCCGCCCTGCGCCGCATGCGCGAGGAAGCCAAGAAGAAGCACGGCGCCAAGCCGCTGAAGTCGGGCCTCGGCCAGATCGGCGGCATGGGGCTGGGCGATCTGAAGCTCTGA
- the pilM gene encoding type IV pilus assembly protein PilM — MPSSNLCWGIEIGAGAVKALKLERDGDQVRLVDFIVIPHKKVLSTPDLDQADAIRVALGQLVSQRDLSGARVAVSIPGHQSFARFAKLPPVDPKKAPDLIKFEAAQQIPFPIEQVEWDYQTFVSEDSPEVEVGIFAVTRDKIGERLALLSDAGISPDLVTVGPVAVYNAIAYDLNFTEKVTGAILLDIGTVSSDLIIADAGRVWIRTFPLGGHAFTDAIARAFKLDYTKAEKLKRDFESSQHRKQVFQAMKPAFEDLLQDIQRSIQYYKQLHPEANISRMLGIGATFQLPGLRKFLSQRLGMDVVRLDQFHKIGVEGPMGAEFASAAMQLTTAYGLSLQGLGQAPISANIIPTTVVREKVWKSKTPWVAAAAGLSIIAGAATFVRPILDRGAIVQPSQQAKTAVANAKREGQALKTAWEEVGRSQRIGATVVNFQRLLEGREFLPQLVRDVGDMLASAQPQPEILRGDASSIPPSQWRVFELRSMQVDSVSSVAGPPSSATTAQPIPGRGGVQPGERPGRGAPPQRGAAGGSGGSWSGGGGGDSGLPPIEVTLVVDTPNAEGIPFVTRTIGQWLIANASRPGVPYRIAEFNPSEIVSTQVVASPAALERGQTDAAGRGTGAATGPSPLLTPNAPINEIATLPGATTAFPRNASVSRFTIRFQLIPYEPGREPANEQQGDQAADAHPRTGPAVAHAGMEGR, encoded by the coding sequence ATGCCCTCATCCAATCTTTGCTGGGGAATCGAGATCGGCGCAGGCGCCGTGAAGGCCCTGAAGCTCGAACGCGACGGCGACCAGGTCCGCCTGGTCGACTTCATCGTGATCCCGCACAAAAAGGTCCTCTCGACCCCCGACCTCGACCAGGCCGACGCGATCCGCGTCGCCCTGGGACAGCTCGTCAGCCAGCGAGACCTCTCCGGGGCGCGCGTCGCCGTCTCCATCCCCGGGCACCAGTCCTTCGCCCGGTTCGCGAAGCTCCCCCCGGTCGACCCCAAAAAGGCCCCCGACCTCATCAAGTTCGAGGCCGCCCAGCAGATCCCCTTCCCCATCGAACAGGTCGAGTGGGACTACCAGACCTTCGTGAGCGAGGACTCCCCCGAGGTCGAGGTCGGCATCTTCGCCGTCACCCGCGACAAGATCGGCGAACGCCTCGCCCTCCTGAGCGACGCTGGCATTTCCCCTGATCTGGTGACTGTCGGGCCCGTCGCGGTCTACAACGCCATCGCGTATGACCTGAACTTCACCGAGAAGGTCACCGGCGCGATCCTGCTCGACATCGGCACGGTCTCCTCGGACCTCATCATCGCCGACGCCGGTCGCGTCTGGATCCGAACCTTCCCACTGGGCGGGCACGCCTTCACCGACGCGATCGCCCGGGCCTTCAAGCTCGACTACACCAAGGCCGAGAAGCTGAAGCGCGATTTTGAGTCCAGCCAGCACCGCAAGCAGGTCTTCCAGGCCATGAAGCCGGCCTTCGAGGACCTGCTTCAGGACATCCAGCGCTCGATCCAGTACTACAAGCAGCTCCACCCCGAGGCGAACATCAGCCGCATGCTGGGCATCGGCGCGACCTTCCAGCTCCCCGGGCTGCGCAAGTTCCTCTCGCAGCGTCTGGGCATGGATGTCGTCCGGCTCGACCAGTTCCACAAGATCGGGGTCGAGGGCCCGATGGGCGCCGAGTTCGCCTCCGCCGCGATGCAGCTCACGACCGCTTACGGCCTGTCGCTCCAGGGGCTCGGGCAGGCCCCCATCAGCGCGAACATCATCCCCACAACCGTCGTGCGCGAGAAGGTCTGGAAGTCCAAGACCCCCTGGGTCGCCGCGGCGGCAGGGCTCTCGATCATCGCCGGGGCCGCGACCTTCGTCCGCCCGATCCTCGATCGCGGCGCGATCGTCCAGCCCAGCCAGCAGGCCAAGACCGCCGTCGCCAACGCCAAGCGCGAGGGCCAGGCCCTCAAGACCGCGTGGGAAGAGGTCGGTCGCTCGCAGCGCATCGGCGCGACCGTCGTGAACTTCCAGCGACTGCTCGAGGGACGCGAGTTCCTCCCCCAGCTCGTGCGAGACGTGGGCGACATGCTCGCGTCCGCCCAGCCCCAGCCCGAGATCCTCCGCGGCGACGCCTCGTCCATCCCGCCCTCCCAGTGGCGCGTCTTCGAGCTTCGCTCCATGCAGGTCGATTCCGTCTCCAGCGTCGCTGGGCCGCCCTCGTCCGCGACCACCGCCCAGCCGATCCCCGGGCGCGGCGGCGTGCAGCCCGGCGAACGACCCGGACGCGGCGCCCCGCCGCAACGCGGCGCCGCCGGCGGCTCCGGTGGCTCCTGGTCCGGCGGCGGCGGGGGCGACTCGGGCCTGCCCCCCATCGAGGTCACCCTCGTCGTCGACACCCCCAACGCCGAGGGCATCCCCTTTGTCACGCGCACCATCGGGCAGTGGCTCATCGCCAACGCCTCGCGACCGGGCGTGCCCTATCGCATCGCCGAGTTCAACCCGAGCGAGATCGTCAGCACTCAGGTCGTCGCGAGCCCCGCTGCCCTGGAGCGCGGCCAGACCGACGCCGCAGGGCGCGGGACCGGCGCCGCCACCGGCCCCTCGCCGCTGCTCACCCCCAACGCGCCGATCAACGAGATCGCCACGCTGCCCGGCGCCACGACGGCGTTCCCGCGCAACGCGTCGGTGAGCCGCTTCACCATCCGATTCCAACTGATCCCCTACGAGCCGGGGCGCGAGCCCGCCAACGAGCAGCAGGGCGACCAGGCCGCCGACGCACACCCACGCACCGGGCCGGCAGTCGCCCACGCTGGCATGGAGGGTCGCTGA
- a CDS encoding DinB family protein: MFDRLAAFPPALRAACAIVTEDDARWSPPGGPAWSIAQIALHLLLEERQDFRPRLLSTLADPDGAWAPIDPEAAVAERWGTDVTLGSILDDFARERANSMVLLRALPREDESLWARAHHHPKLGPISAGQLLSCWAAHDALHLRQIAKRLHQLTARDAAGLDLSYAGSL; this comes from the coding sequence GTGTTCGATCGTCTCGCGGCGTTCCCGCCCGCGCTCCGTGCGGCGTGCGCGATCGTCACCGAGGACGACGCGCGATGGTCGCCACCGGGGGGCCCGGCCTGGTCGATCGCCCAGATCGCCCTGCACCTGCTCCTCGAAGAGCGCCAGGACTTCCGACCCCGCCTGCTCTCGACCCTCGCCGACCCGGACGGCGCCTGGGCGCCGATCGACCCAGAAGCCGCCGTCGCCGAGCGGTGGGGGACAGATGTGACGCTCGGCTCGATCCTCGACGACTTCGCGCGCGAGCGTGCGAACTCGATGGTGCTCCTGCGTGCGTTGCCTCGCGAGGACGAGTCGCTCTGGGCGCGCGCGCACCATCACCCGAAACTCGGCCCGATCAGCGCCGGGCAGCTGCTCTCGTGCTGGGCGGCGCACGACGCGCTGCACCTGCGTCAGATCGCGAAGCGCCTGCACCAGCTCACGGCGCGCGACGCGGCTGGGCTCGACCTGTCCTACGCCGGGTCGCTCTGA
- a CDS encoding methyltransferase domain-containing protein — protein sequence MSRGQTTPTIEPAPSVPNATRNGALHREAPLVTVTTGATVPTRSRLLKKPVKRAKADRAALVVSKPPMAASADRHVLYEHAVQCVEAEIDFVDDTFKDLRGRRAKLIREDFCGTANTSCEWVRRRPTNRAIGVDLDQSVLEWGLANKVGKLKPAQRERVELIHADVLSVKTEPVDAVLAMNFSYWLFTTRDALRGYFKKVRDSLAPGGMFFLDCYGGSDAHKELREKRPIEYPGGEFTYVWDQARFDPITHLMECHIHFHFADGSKMNRAFSYKWRLWSLPELRELLAEAGFARSTVYWEGTDDDTGEGDGNFEPAERGDADPAWICYLVAER from the coding sequence ATGTCACGCGGCCAGACCACCCCGACGATCGAACCCGCTCCCTCCGTCCCGAACGCGACGCGCAACGGCGCGCTCCACCGAGAGGCGCCCCTCGTCACCGTCACCACCGGAGCCACAGTGCCTACCCGATCCCGACTCCTCAAGAAGCCCGTGAAGCGAGCCAAGGCCGATCGGGCCGCCCTCGTCGTCAGCAAGCCACCCATGGCCGCCTCAGCAGACCGCCATGTCCTCTACGAGCACGCCGTCCAGTGCGTCGAGGCAGAGATCGACTTCGTCGACGACACCTTCAAGGACCTCCGCGGCCGACGCGCCAAGCTCATCCGCGAGGACTTCTGCGGCACCGCCAACACCTCCTGCGAATGGGTCCGCCGGCGCCCCACCAACCGCGCCATCGGCGTCGACCTCGACCAGAGCGTCCTCGAGTGGGGACTCGCCAACAAGGTCGGCAAACTCAAGCCAGCCCAGCGCGAACGCGTCGAGCTCATCCACGCCGATGTCCTCAGCGTCAAGACAGAGCCAGTCGACGCCGTCCTCGCCATGAACTTCTCCTACTGGCTCTTCACCACCCGCGACGCGCTCCGGGGCTATTTCAAAAAGGTCCGCGACTCCCTCGCCCCCGGCGGCATGTTCTTTCTCGACTGCTACGGCGGCTCCGACGCCCATAAAGAACTCCGCGAGAAGCGACCCATCGAGTATCCCGGCGGCGAATTCACCTACGTCTGGGACCAGGCGCGCTTCGACCCCATCACGCACCTGATGGAGTGCCACATCCACTTCCACTTCGCCGACGGCTCCAAGATGAACCGCGCCTTCTCCTACAAGTGGCGCCTCTGGAGTCTCCCCGAGCTCCGCGAACTCCTCGCCGAGGCCGGCTTTGCGCGCTCCACCGTCTACTGGGAAGGCACCGACGACGACACCGGCGAGGGCGACGGCAACTTCGAGCCCGCCGAGCGGGGCGACGCCGACCCGGCCTGGATCTGCTACCTCGTCGCCGAGCGTTAA